The Apodemus sylvaticus chromosome 5, mApoSyl1.1, whole genome shotgun sequence genome has a segment encoding these proteins:
- the Qser1 gene encoding glutamine and serine-rich protein 1 isoform X2, producing MDAHYAPAGFAEPPAPPASAATQPAAPAWAYEARVPAAASSPSCSGSSPSLKASYEDGHPSQSESDVLQRQTFTASHQLPGYATTPHATGMHSSAAPELFVPGPLPPTGTLPPPTLSAYQHPATFSNRNFVTTSPLVLQDSSFNTTSNGILNPHDPLLQIKTSQGTVPTALAFERLGSSALSNSIPPQSSTYRSAQESAPHLLQPQFSLLPSTLGGAQQTPHAYSSALFTSSAASIERALLRECSVIKHHQRPSVTQSIQAQLTGSQHPLHSYLSSASIGNFQETSRQSSLSCSSIRDSTQVSNGVLQQKTPQVSAELAQSYSSVIPSSGYLPSATKVDSCSTKQPLTPTTIPKPQSVIPPVQTLNYSKPLHNQSSVISGQAQIYSTAQLPSLLSVSQSQNYGLVQPHNVPSIVHSQVYRSNRVDKLPSLYKTLTFSGSSQPVTSENQTLSYSSNQQEVLSLVTNENYPAQTRDLSSVSESQDYSSGHSQGLSPVSQTQVSYSSQSQVLSVVSPSESYASGQSLTLTAPSLSYSSASRGQSLPVSTPTPNYSSMHSSPNTQTQGSSPPQPQKFLPVVQSSFASSTGGHSLQSSIPSPDPKSYAERKLDSNVYTSSKQDDFPVQKLQALQSQASLESSSQRLPDGEVNAQESIFKTSKADDRYSQSITRNNSHLEDQVVGVALQGSKQEENMVGSMTQLNQQSGQPNNAVAPDLKKATNLMQTPQIRLNTKDLNQQHSLVHKMHEAKVQQQHDQIISASSQIQMPNHALGHSHQALPNTPVLLDSACDLQILQQAGILQASLGQAKTSLQVQRVQSPQQIVHPFLQMDGHIIQSNGEHPQQQLHPQNSDIMKLDLPEPSKPLQQLTTKGPFSETNPHDSKNQFVSLGSICFPEAMLLSDERNILSNVDDILAATAAACGVTPSDFSKSAANATMQDIESSDSKSHYQQSLDVRHVNSDFNSITATVGKPQSINDISLNGNQVSVNLSSVPTLQSETVLDQPHMETPSQNMPTKVPSAMVGLSQEIQEQSSDPFKKQLTINHESKEDREIAVDSASNNNRNQEFVSNSRSIGGDSVVSETDFTLVGDDSGMLVSHRRSTLALLPMSQPGDAASGKTGEEKQDVIYFNLPKEKAKGKEQGKEEEDSQKQLKKSAQCKRQNPRGTDVYLPYASPSSENCDEGFQHQEKMRQKIKEVEEKQPEVKTGFIASFLDFLKCGPKQQFSTLAVRVPNRTRRSGAQVTRTFCPPPFAKTSPATHSPSETGGVSLSEKVDNELKNLEQLSSFSSDEEDPGTCGHDIYKNTSAPLTVLDTTSDKTKKTVSEALPVAHPGASAETAGVASTPSTVVGTVKQDLHLTSLAVNTMENANSTEPPTAIELDSLPSDQMAKGQDTVAIEGFTDEENIESGGEGQYRERDEFVVKIEDIETFKEALNTGKEPPAIWKVQKALLQKFVPEIRDGQREFAATNSYLGYFGDAKTKYKRIYVKFIENANKKEYVRVCSKKPRNKPSQTIRNIPSKPSSISKTSDPPVSKTTTTKAPSTKPKAKQLKIKAEPPPKKRKKWKEEFSSSQSESSPEASSLQLPLSLVF from the exons GCATGCATTCTTCAGCAGCGCCCGAGCTGTTTGTCCCAGGACCCTTGCCACCCACTGGAACACTTCCACCACCAACCTTGTCTGCTTATCAGCATCCAGCCACCTTTAGCAATAGAAACTTTGTGACCACCTCACCTTTGGTGCTTCAAGATTCATCTTTTAACACTACATCAAATGGAATTTTAAACCCTCATGACCCTTTGCTACAAATTAAGACTTCCCAGGGAACTGTTCCAACTGCTTTGGCATTTGAGCGCCTGGGCAGTTCTGCATTAAGTAACAGCATACCACCTCAGTCTTCAACATACCGCTCAGCTCAAGAGTCAGCGCCCCATCTTTTACAACCTCAATTTAGTTTGTTGCCTTCAACACTTGGGGGAGCCCAGCAAACCCCTCATGCCTATAGTTCAGCTCTTTTTACTAGTTCTGCTGCTTCCATTGAAAGAGCCCTTCTTCGAGAATGTAGTGTTATTAAACACCACCAGCGGCCTTCAGTTACCCAGTCTATTCAGGCACAACTGACTGGTTCACAGCATCCCTTACATAGTTACCTATCAAGTGCAAGTATTGGTAATTTTCAGGAAACATCCAGGCAGTCGTCTTTATCCTGTAGTTCAATTCGAGATTCTACTCAGGTGAGCAATGGAGtattgcagcagaagacccctcAGGTCTCAGCAGAACTTGCTCAGTCTTATTCATCTGTAATTCCATCATCAGGGTATCTTCCTTCTGCTACAAAAGTAGACAGCTGTTCTACAAAACAGCCACTAACACCAACTACAATCCCGAAGCCTCAAAGTGTAATTCCTCCCGTGCAAACACTAAATTATTCTAAACCTTTACATAACCAGAGTTCTGTAATATCAGGTCAAGCACAAATTTATTCTACAGCACAACTACCAAGCCTTCTATCAGTCAGTCAGTCCCAAAATTATGGTTTAGTACAGCCACATAATGTGCCATCTATTGTTCATTCACAGGTTTATAGGTCCAACAGGGTTGATAAATTGCCATCCTTATACAAAACATTGACTTTTTCTGGGTCATCTCAGCCTGTAACCTCTGAAAACCAGACACTTAGTTATTCATCTAATCAGCAAGAAGTATTATCTTTAGTTACAAATGAGAATTACCCTGCTCAAACAAGAGACCTGTCATCAGTCAGTGAGTCTCAAGATTATTCTTCTGGTCACTCTCAGGGTTTATCACCAGTTAGCCAAACACAGGTCAGTTATTCATCTCAGTCTCAAGTTTTATCAGTTGTTAGTCCTTCAGAAAGCTATGCATCAGGACAGTCTCTGACATTAACAGCCCCTTCTCTTTCTTATTCTTCTGCCTCTCGGGGTCAGAGCTTACCAGTTTCTACCCCAACACCAAATTATTCTTCTATGCATTCATCCCCAAATACTCAGACCCAAGGATCTTCTCCTCCTCAGCCCCAAAAGTTTTTGCCTGTTGTTCAGTCATCTTTTGCATCCTCTACTGGTGGTCACTCATTACAAAGTAGCATACCTTCCCCTGATCCAAAGTCTTATGCTGAAAGAAAACTTGACTCAAATGTGTATACATCTTCAAAGCAAGATGATTTTCCAGTGCAAAAATTACAGGCATTGCAGTCACAAGCATCTCTTGAATCATCAAGCCAAAGGCTACCTGATGGGGAAGTGAATGCTCAAGAGTCAATTTTTAAGACATCAAAGGCAGATGATAGGTATTCTCAGAGTATAACCAGAAATAACTCTCATCTTGAAGATCAAGTTGTTGGAGTTGCTCTCCAGGGttcaaaacaagaagaaaacatgGTTGGTTCAATGACACAACTTAACCAGCAAAGTGGCCAGCCCAATAATGCAGTAGCCCCTGATCTTAAGAAAGCAACTAATTTAATGCAAACTCCACAGATAAGGTTGAATACTAAAGATCTCAACCAGCAGCATTCTCTTGTGCACAAGATGCATGAAGCAAAGGTTCAGCAACAGCATGATCAAATAATTAGTGCCTCATCTCAGATACAGATGCCAAATCATGCTTTAGGGCATAGTCACCAGGCTCTTCCTAACACTCCAGTCCTTTTAGACTCTGCCTGTGACTTACAGATTCTTCAGCAGGCTGGGATTCTACAGGCGAGCCTGGGACAAGCAAAGACATCCTTGCAAGTACAGCGTGTTCAGAGTCCACAACAGATAGTACATCCTTTCCTACAGATGGATGGTCATATCATCCAGAGCAATGGTGAACATCCTCAACAGCAGCTCCATCCTCAGAACTCTGATATTATGAAACTAGACCTCCCTGAACCTTCAAAACCATTGCAACAGCTAACAACAAAGGGCCCCTTCAGTGAAACCAATCCACATGATTCAAAGAACCAGTTTGTTTCTCTTGGATCAATATGCTTCCCAGAGGCAATGCTTCTCAGtgatgaaagaaatattttatcaaatgTAGATGACATCTTAGCAGCTACAGCAGCAGCTTGTGGGGTTACACCTTCTGACTTTTCCAAGTCAGCTGCAAATGCAACCATGCAAGATATTGAAAGTAGTGATTCGAAGTCTCATTATCAGCAATCATTAGATGTCAGGCATGTAAATTCAGATTTTAACTCCATAACAGCTACAGTAGGAAAGCCACAGAGTATTAATGATATTTCCTTAAATGGAAATCAGGTTAGTGTAAACCTTTCATCTGTGCCCACCCTTCAGTCAGAAACAGTCCTTGATCAACCACATATGGAAACACCTAGTCAAAATATGCCAACTAAAGTACCTTCTGCCATGGTTGGACTGAGTCAAGAGATCCAGGAACAAAGTTCTGACCCATTTAAGAAACAGTTGACTATAAACCATGAGTCTAAAGAAGACAGGGAAATTGCTGTTGACAGTGCATCGAATAATAACAGAAATCAGGAGTTTGTCTCTAATAGTCGGAGCATAGGTGGAGACAGTGTAGTATCAGAGACTGACTTTACCCTAGTAGGTGATGACAGTGGTATGTTGGTGAGCCATAGGAGGAGTACACTTGCACTGCTGCCCATGTCCCAGCCAGGGGATGCAGCCAGTGGCAAgactggagaagaaaagcaagatgtAATATATTTTAACCTTCCAAAGGAAAAAGCTAAAGGAAAAGAACAAGGTAAAGAGGAAGAAGATAGTCAAAAACAGCTGAAAAAGTCTGCTCAGTGCAAGCGACAGAACCCCAGAGGGACAGATGTATATTTACCATATGCATccccttcctcagaaaactgtgatgAAGGTTTCCAGCACCAAGAAAAGATGAGGCAGAAAATCAAGGAAGTGGAGGAAAAGCAGCCAGAGGTCAAAACAGGatttattgcttcttttttaGACTTCCTGAAGTGTGGGCCCAAGCAGCAGTTTTCTACCCTTGCTGTCCGAGTACCTAATAGGACCAGACGGTCAGGAGCCCAAGTCACCCGGACCTTCTGCCCCCCACCATTTGCAAAGACATCACCTGCAACACATTCGCCATCTGAGACTGGAGGGGTCAGTCTATCAGAAAAAGTTGACAATGAACTTAAAAATTTAGAACAgttatcttcattttcttctgacGAGGAAGATCCTGGCACGTGTGGCCATGATATCTATAAGAACACTTCCGCTCCCTTAACTGTGTTGGATACTACTTctgataaaacaaagaaaacag tatCAGAAGCTCTGCCTGTGGCACATCCTGGCGCATCCGCTGAGACTGCTGGTGTTGCTTCCACTCCCTCCACTGTTGTTGGGACAGTTAAACAAGACCTTCATTTGACTTCATTAGCTGTCAACACCATGGAAAATGCCAACTCCACAGAACCCCCCACAGCCATCGAACTTGATAGTCTTCCCTCAGATCAGATGGCGAAAGGACAGGACACAGTCGCAATAGAAggttttacagatgaggaaaatatTGAAAGTGGAGGTGAAGGTCAATACAGAGAACGTGATGAATTTGTTGTAAAGATAGAAGACATAGAGACCTTTAAG GAGGCTTTAAATACAGGAAAAGAGCCCCCAGCTATTTGGAAAGTACAGAAAGCTTTGTTACAGAAATTTGTTCCTGAAATTCGAGATGGGCAGAGAGAATTTGCAGCTACAAATAGT tACCTTGGGTATTTTGGAGATGCAAAAACTAAATACAAAAGGATATATGTGAAGTTCattgaaaatgcaaacaaaaaggAATATGTCAGAGTATGTTCCAAGAAGCCAAGAAATAAGCCTTCACAAACTATCAg AAATATTCCATCTAAGCCAAGTAGTATCAGTAAAACTTCTGACCCACCAGTATCAAAAACTACAACTACAAAAGCCCCTTCTACAAAACCCAAAGCTAAACAGCTCAAAATAAAGGCTGAGCCACcaccaaagaaaaggaagaaatggaaggaagaattTTCATCATCACAATCTGAATCATCTCCTGAG GCTTCGAGCCTCCAGCTCCCTCTGTCACTCGTTTTCTGA